Proteins encoded in a region of the Terriglobia bacterium genome:
- a CDS encoding chloride channel protein, translating into MSTSEDLLRRLGAQLSYNEERFFLVLAIFIGIIAGMAVVCFRVTMEWTHLFLLGSSITPTLTRAFLAPSLTGLVIAGLVFTVFGGARGSGLNQTKAALYVSDGYIPFRTVIGKFITATLAIGSGHSLGPEDPSLQIGAGLASAFGQNLKLSRKKLRLLAPVGAAAGLAAAFNAPISAVLFVIEEVIGHWSAGILGAVVLSAVSSVVVMRAFLGTEPLFRIPPTSVSRWQELLAYAVLGILGGLASVAFSQAIEWLRPRMKAFPLKAQFFQPAIAGLLLGCIAAAGFPQVMGAGYDFMDQAMHGQFTWQVLAILAGLKIVATTVSYVSGTPGGMFAPTLFIGAMLGGSVGTVERLLFPNLTGSVGTYALVGMGVLFAGFLRAPITSVFMALEVSGDYSIILPVLVANMLSYLISRQLQKVPVLEVLTRQDGLYLPALEEEREHESLLVEDAMREPAVSPFDGKQTVAWARAIAGTEPGGKFLVILDERKWSVVTSEELEELTSDGKAGQPLDAVLPDRAVPYLYPDQDLDVALGYTQEWTMIPVVSRTNNMRIQGVIELADVLRAYRPTHAEETGEGETTTRRTSRTRTGSVL; encoded by the coding sequence ATGAGCACATCCGAAGATCTGCTTCGGCGCCTGGGCGCACAGCTTTCCTATAACGAAGAACGCTTTTTTCTCGTCCTCGCGATTTTCATCGGAATCATTGCGGGCATGGCGGTCGTCTGCTTTCGTGTCACGATGGAGTGGACCCACCTCTTTTTGCTCGGCTCGTCGATTACGCCGACGCTGACGCGCGCGTTTCTTGCGCCTTCGCTGACCGGGTTGGTGATCGCCGGTCTCGTTTTCACTGTGTTCGGCGGCGCGCGCGGCAGCGGATTGAACCAGACGAAGGCCGCTCTTTACGTTTCGGATGGGTATATCCCGTTTCGAACGGTCATCGGTAAATTCATCACCGCGACGCTGGCGATCGGTTCCGGTCATTCGCTCGGGCCGGAAGATCCGTCATTGCAGATCGGCGCCGGGCTGGCCTCCGCTTTCGGACAAAATCTGAAGCTTTCCCGCAAGAAGCTTCGCCTGCTGGCTCCGGTCGGCGCCGCTGCGGGTCTGGCAGCGGCGTTCAACGCTCCGATTTCCGCCGTGCTGTTTGTTATCGAAGAAGTCATCGGCCACTGGAGCGCGGGAATCCTCGGAGCCGTGGTGTTGTCAGCCGTGTCCAGCGTTGTGGTCATGCGCGCGTTCCTCGGAACGGAGCCTCTGTTCCGCATTCCGCCGACAAGTGTTTCGCGCTGGCAGGAGCTGCTGGCATACGCGGTCCTGGGTATCCTCGGAGGCTTGGCATCCGTCGCGTTCTCGCAGGCTATTGAATGGCTTCGTCCGAGAATGAAAGCGTTTCCGCTGAAAGCGCAGTTTTTTCAACCCGCGATTGCCGGACTTCTGCTCGGCTGCATTGCGGCGGCCGGGTTTCCGCAGGTCATGGGCGCCGGCTACGACTTCATGGATCAGGCAATGCACGGCCAATTCACATGGCAGGTGCTGGCGATCCTCGCCGGACTCAAAATCGTTGCGACCACGGTCTCCTACGTCAGCGGAACGCCAGGCGGCATGTTCGCGCCGACGCTTTTCATCGGCGCAATGCTGGGGGGATCTGTCGGCACTGTCGAGCGATTGCTTTTCCCGAATTTGACGGGCTCGGTCGGAACTTACGCGCTGGTCGGCATGGGAGTTTTATTTGCGGGTTTCCTGCGGGCTCCGATCACGTCGGTGTTCATGGCGCTCGAAGTGAGCGGCGATTATTCGATCATTCTCCCGGTGCTGGTCGCCAATATGCTGTCATACCTGATCTCGCGGCAGTTGCAGAAAGTCCCGGTCCTCGAAGTTCTCACGCGGCAGGACGGCCTCTACCTTCCGGCTCTCGAAGAAGAGCGGGAACACGAGTCGCTGCTTGTCGAAGACGCCATGCGCGAACCCGCGGTCAGCCCATTCGACGGGAAACAGACCGTGGCGTGGGCCCGCGCGATTGCGGGAACCGAACCCGGCGGTAAATTCCTCGTTATCCTCGATGAGCGGAAATGGTCCGTCGTGACCTCCGAAGAACTGGAAGAACTCACCAGTGACGGCAAAGCCGGACAGCCGCTCGATGCGGTGCTGCCGGACCGCGCCGTGCCCTATCTCTATCCCGACCAGGACCTCGACGTCGCGCTTGGTTATACGCAGGAGTGGACCATGATTCCGGTCGTGAGCCGCACGAACAATATGCGGATTCAGGGCGTCATCGAACTTGCCGACGTTCTGCGCGCCTACCGGCCCACCCACGCCGAAGAGACCGGGGAGGGGGAAACAACCACAAGAAGGACATCACGCACAAGAACGGGATCCGTTTTGTAA
- a CDS encoding SDR family NAD(P)-dependent oxidoreductase, producing MDGIGSFFQGKAALVTGASSGIGEELAWQLAQAGAVVTLSARRTPLLGGLARRIEESGKRRPLIVECDVTRDGDLERAVAETVREFGKLDVAVANAGFGVSGPLKELSLGDYRRQFETNVFGVLRTIYASLPEIEKTKGNLVIIGSIAGWMPMPGASAYGMSKFALRSLASSIAPELRPLGIKVTLISPGWVASNFGRVDNQGKPRDRNPNPPPQLFVMPAAKAARQILNAVARGKDEEIITGHGKVAVFLERFAPSALHAVTRKIAELRKARA from the coding sequence ATGGATGGAATCGGATCGTTCTTCCAAGGGAAAGCGGCTCTCGTGACAGGCGCCTCGTCCGGCATAGGCGAGGAACTCGCCTGGCAGCTGGCTCAGGCGGGCGCCGTGGTGACGCTGTCGGCGCGGCGGACTCCATTGCTGGGGGGACTCGCGCGGCGAATCGAAGAGTCGGGAAAGCGCCGGCCGCTGATAGTCGAATGTGATGTAACAAGAGACGGGGACCTGGAACGTGCCGTCGCGGAGACTGTTCGCGAGTTCGGGAAGCTGGATGTGGCGGTGGCGAATGCCGGTTTTGGAGTATCCGGTCCATTGAAAGAGCTTTCTCTCGGTGATTACCGCCGCCAGTTCGAGACGAACGTGTTCGGGGTTTTGCGAACCATCTATGCCTCCCTTCCGGAGATCGAGAAGACGAAGGGCAATCTCGTCATTATCGGCAGCATCGCCGGCTGGATGCCGATGCCGGGCGCCTCAGCCTACGGCATGAGCAAGTTTGCTTTGCGAAGCCTGGCGAGTTCGATCGCTCCGGAACTGCGGCCGCTCGGCATCAAGGTGACACTGATCAGTCCCGGCTGGGTGGCCAGCAACTTCGGCCGCGTTGATAATCAGGGAAAACCTCGCGACAGGAATCCGAACCCGCCGCCACAGTTGTTCGTGATGCCTGCAGCTAAAGCAGCCCGGCAGATTCTGAACGCCGTGGCACGCGGCAAGGACGAAGAGATCATCACTGGTCACGGCAAGGTTGCGGTGTTTCTCGAACGATTCGCGCCATCGGCGCTCCACGCGGTAACCCGGAAGATCGCCGAACTCCGGAAGGCGCGCGCGTAG
- a CDS encoding BON domain-containing protein — MVRPWRWKLPDEDQPQWHETDYRPTFGGEYFGGLGGPVDWMHPGDAPGQHSGRGPRSYQRPDDRIVEDVVWRLMHHPHIDATDVHVTCHDGEVTLSGTVDDRQIKRLTEDEVYCVWGVRDVQNQLRLKAGSHAA, encoded by the coding sequence ATGGTTCGACCGTGGCGGTGGAAGTTACCGGATGAAGATCAACCCCAGTGGCATGAAACGGATTACCGGCCGACGTTCGGCGGAGAGTACTTTGGCGGTCTGGGCGGACCGGTGGATTGGATGCATCCCGGCGATGCTCCGGGACAGCATTCGGGCCGCGGGCCGCGCAGTTATCAACGGCCGGATGACCGAATTGTGGAAGACGTCGTCTGGCGGCTGATGCATCATCCGCACATCGATGCGACGGACGTTCATGTCACATGTCATGACGGCGAAGTCACATTGAGTGGCACTGTGGATGACCGGCAGATCAAACGCCTTACCGAGGACGAAGTCTATTGTGTCTGGGGTGTCCGCGACGTCCAGAATCAACTGCGGCTCAAAGCTGGGAGTCACGCGGCGTAA
- a CDS encoding GNAT family protein: MNRMILRVTDSLVLRQIAEDDAYELTRLIDRNRAYLKQWLPWLDNSTTLHDTARFIGRSLEQAWDDNGLTFGIVCGGSLAGVLGQHYLDLLNRKTELGYWLDQKHQGKGVITRSVAHLTGYSFDEQNCHRLVIHCAVGNVKSRAVPERLGFVQEGILRQAEWLYDHYVDLALYSMLKTNWVTPRDSQL; this comes from the coding sequence ATGAACCGGATGATATTGCGTGTCACCGACTCGTTGGTGTTGCGGCAGATCGCCGAGGACGACGCGTACGAATTGACCAGGCTGATCGACCGCAATCGCGCCTATCTCAAACAGTGGCTTCCCTGGCTCGACAACAGCACCACGCTTCACGACACGGCGCGATTCATCGGACGCTCGCTCGAACAGGCATGGGACGACAACGGCCTGACCTTTGGCATTGTGTGCGGCGGGTCGCTCGCCGGCGTGCTCGGCCAGCATTACCTCGACTTGCTGAACCGGAAGACGGAGCTGGGATATTGGCTGGACCAGAAGCATCAGGGGAAAGGCGTCATCACACGTTCCGTCGCTCACCTGACGGGCTACTCCTTCGACGAACAGAATTGCCACCGTCTCGTCATTCATTGCGCCGTCGGCAATGTGAAGAGCCGGGCTGTCCCGGAGCGCCTCGGGTTCGTCCAGGAGGGTATCCTGCGCCAGGCCGAATGGCTTTACGACCACTATGTCGACCTGGCGCTCTACTCGATGCTGAAGACGAACTGGGTTACGCCGCGTGACTCCCAGCTTTGA
- a CDS encoding DEAD/DEAH box helicase, with translation MNFHPIVQEWFERSFSGPTEAQQLAWKEIGSGGDVLISAPTGSGKTLAAFLSCLDRLVRAGLDGSLEDETEVVYVSPLKALSNDIQKNLERPLAEIAKLAGEKGLLMPPIRAAVRTGDTPMWERQQMIKRPPHILVTTPESLFILLTAERSREFLKTARTIIIDEIHALADDKRGAHLSLSLVRLDDLVAKAGGSKPQRIGLSATVRPIEEVAKFVVPDKPVRIIDSGHRRKMDLAVEVPKDELGAVASNEMWGEIYDRLAELILEHRTTLIFVNTRRHAERVSHHLAERMGESAVLAHHGSLSRQLRLEAEQKLKNGELRAVVATASLELGIDIGSVDLVCQIGSPRSIAVALQRIGRSGHRVDPLSIPKGRLFATTRDELVECAALVHAIRAGDLDALEIPSWPLDVLAQQIVSAAACEGWNEDDLYRLIQQAYPYRDLPRDDFNDIIEMLSEGIATQRGRSGAYLHRDQINNMVRGRRGARLAAITSGGAIPENANYYVVAEPEETIVGTLDEDFAVESLAGDVFLLGTTSWRIRRVESGRVRVEDAHGAAPSIPFWRGEAPGRTVELSEEVANIREQIVQQAEPVEWLIEHCALDRRGAEQAALYVRAGAAALGAIPTQQTVIAERFFDEGGGMQLVIHAPFGARINRAWGLSLRKRFCRTFNFELQAAATDNGIVISLGEQHSFPLELVFNFLNVNTVEDILTQALLDSPMFTARWRWNASRALAILRFSHGRKVPPPIQRMRSDDLLAAVFPDQAACGENLVGPDIGIPDHPLVKETIRDCLHEAMDIDGLKALLDAIGAGDVRTVAIDTAEPSPLSHEILNANPYAYLDDAPLEERRARAVQMRRTLGSDAGDIGALDPAAIEEVFSESWPVVRDADELHDALLTLMALPPVPEWQALFDALGKMRRVHIIERGGRPFWIAAERAGTVESEEGILAAVRGWMESTGPMTVTALAGRLALPRGVVQSAMAKLEASGQVLRGRFTPDSKLPDSEIEWCNRRLLARIHRMTLGKLRKEIEPVTSADFMRFLFTWQHVAPGTQLHGVDGTLQVLKQLQGYEISAAAWESEVLRRRIARYTPDLLDRLCLSGEVMWGRLSPHPSLVLSGDSGAHPSPAKRVRPTRVAPVAIFLREDAPWLLESSALADGISDSGRQVFEALKQRGASFLPELAKTTGLLTSQVEDALWELAAGGLVTADGFENLRALVDPKRRRGEGSSRLKMPRHAAGRWALLEHPEPASSSDERAEAFARQILLRWGLIFRDLIARETLAPAWRDLLVALRRMEARGEIRGGRFVSGFLGEQFARGEAVDLLRSIRRMPADTALKIPAADPLNLAGIVLPGSRISPLASQMVELLKPSAGPVEIAL, from the coding sequence GTGAACTTCCATCCCATCGTCCAGGAATGGTTCGAGCGATCTTTTTCGGGACCGACTGAAGCGCAGCAACTCGCATGGAAGGAGATTGGTAGCGGTGGCGATGTCCTCATCTCCGCGCCCACCGGTTCCGGCAAAACGCTCGCCGCGTTCCTCTCCTGCCTGGATCGCCTCGTCCGGGCCGGGCTCGACGGCTCGCTTGAAGACGAAACCGAAGTCGTCTACGTCTCGCCGCTGAAAGCCCTCAGCAACGACATCCAGAAGAACCTGGAACGGCCTCTCGCCGAAATCGCAAAGCTCGCCGGCGAGAAAGGCCTGCTGATGCCGCCGATCCGCGCCGCCGTGCGGACGGGCGACACGCCGATGTGGGAACGCCAGCAGATGATCAAGCGGCCGCCCCACATTCTGGTCACGACGCCCGAGTCGCTCTTTATTCTCCTGACGGCCGAACGCAGCCGCGAGTTTCTCAAAACCGCGCGAACCATCATCATCGATGAAATCCACGCGCTGGCCGACGACAAGCGCGGCGCGCATCTCTCGCTGTCCCTCGTCCGTCTGGATGATCTTGTGGCGAAGGCCGGCGGCAGCAAACCGCAGCGCATCGGATTGTCCGCGACGGTCCGGCCCATTGAAGAGGTCGCGAAGTTTGTCGTGCCCGACAAACCCGTCCGCATCATCGATAGCGGACACCGCAGAAAGATGGATCTTGCCGTCGAGGTGCCGAAAGACGAACTCGGCGCCGTCGCCAGTAATGAGATGTGGGGTGAGATTTACGACCGCCTTGCTGAACTCATCCTTGAGCACCGCACGACCCTGATCTTCGTGAACACGCGCCGGCACGCCGAACGCGTCTCGCATCATCTCGCGGAGCGCATGGGCGAAAGCGCGGTTCTCGCTCATCACGGCAGTCTCTCACGGCAACTTCGGCTCGAAGCGGAACAAAAACTGAAGAACGGCGAACTGCGCGCGGTCGTCGCCACGGCATCGCTCGAATTGGGCATCGATATCGGGTCCGTGGATCTGGTCTGCCAGATCGGCTCGCCGCGATCGATCGCCGTCGCGCTTCAGCGCATCGGCCGATCGGGACACCGCGTTGATCCACTGAGCATTCCGAAAGGGCGCCTGTTCGCGACAACGCGCGACGAGCTGGTCGAATGCGCGGCACTGGTCCATGCCATCCGCGCCGGCGATCTCGATGCCTTGGAGATCCCGTCGTGGCCGCTCGACGTTCTGGCCCAGCAGATTGTCTCGGCCGCGGCCTGCGAAGGCTGGAATGAAGACGACCTTTATAGACTCATCCAGCAGGCCTATCCGTATCGCGATCTGCCGCGCGACGACTTCAACGACATCATCGAGATGCTCTCCGAAGGCATCGCCACGCAGCGCGGCCGCAGCGGCGCTTACCTCCATCGCGATCAGATCAACAATATGGTTCGTGGCCGCCGCGGCGCCCGGCTTGCGGCCATCACTTCGGGCGGTGCGATTCCCGAAAACGCAAATTACTACGTGGTCGCCGAGCCGGAGGAAACGATCGTCGGCACGCTGGACGAGGACTTTGCGGTCGAGAGCCTGGCCGGCGATGTCTTCCTTCTGGGTACGACTTCTTGGCGCATCCGGCGGGTCGAATCGGGCCGCGTCCGTGTCGAGGACGCGCATGGGGCAGCGCCTTCGATTCCTTTCTGGCGCGGAGAAGCGCCCGGCCGCACGGTTGAGCTCTCCGAAGAGGTTGCGAATATCCGGGAACAGATCGTGCAGCAAGCCGAGCCTGTCGAATGGCTGATCGAACACTGCGCGCTCGACCGGCGCGGCGCCGAACAGGCCGCTTTGTATGTCCGGGCGGGCGCCGCCGCATTGGGCGCCATACCGACACAGCAGACCGTCATTGCCGAACGATTTTTCGATGAAGGCGGCGGCATGCAGCTCGTGATTCATGCGCCTTTCGGCGCGCGGATCAATCGGGCCTGGGGTCTTTCGCTGCGGAAGCGATTCTGCCGGACGTTCAACTTCGAGCTTCAAGCGGCGGCGACCGACAACGGCATCGTGATCTCGCTCGGCGAGCAGCACAGCTTTCCGCTGGAACTTGTCTTCAATTTCCTGAACGTCAACACGGTCGAAGACATCCTGACGCAGGCTCTGCTCGACTCGCCTATGTTCACCGCGCGGTGGCGCTGGAATGCGTCGCGCGCCCTCGCGATCCTGCGATTCTCGCACGGCCGGAAGGTGCCGCCGCCGATTCAGCGGATGCGGTCCGACGATCTTCTGGCGGCGGTTTTTCCCGATCAGGCCGCCTGCGGCGAAAACCTGGTCGGACCGGACATCGGGATTCCGGACCATCCTCTCGTCAAGGAGACAATTCGAGACTGCCTCCATGAAGCGATGGATATCGATGGCCTCAAGGCGCTGCTCGACGCGATTGGAGCCGGCGACGTCCGGACCGTCGCCATCGATACTGCCGAACCGTCGCCGCTCTCGCACGAGATTCTGAACGCGAATCCGTATGCCTACCTCGACGACGCGCCGCTCGAAGAACGGCGCGCGCGCGCCGTGCAGATGCGGCGGACATTGGGCAGCGACGCCGGCGACATCGGAGCGCTCGATCCCGCAGCGATTGAAGAAGTCTTCAGCGAATCGTGGCCCGTCGTGCGCGATGCCGACGAACTCCACGATGCCCTGCTGACGTTGATGGCTCTGCCGCCCGTCCCGGAATGGCAGGCCTTGTTCGACGCACTCGGCAAGATGCGCCGCGTCCACATCATCGAACGCGGCGGCCGCCCATTCTGGATTGCCGCCGAACGCGCCGGCACAGTCGAATCCGAGGAAGGCATTCTTGCGGCGGTTCGTGGCTGGATGGAATCCACCGGCCCCATGACCGTCACCGCTCTGGCCGGCCGGCTGGCGTTGCCGCGCGGCGTCGTCCAATCCGCAATGGCAAAACTCGAAGCTTCCGGCCAGGTTCTGCGCGGCCGCTTCACTCCCGATTCCAAGCTGCCGGACAGCGAGATCGAATGGTGCAACCGCCGCCTGCTCGCGCGCATTCACCGGATGACGCTCGGAAAGCTGCGCAAGGAAATCGAGCCCGTCACATCCGCCGACTTCATGCGCTTCCTCTTTACCTGGCAGCATGTCGCACCAGGAACGCAGCTTCACGGAGTCGACGGCACGCTTCAGGTTCTCAAACAGCTTCAGGGATATGAGATTTCAGCCGCCGCATGGGAGTCGGAAGTCCTGCGCCGACGGATCGCGCGGTATACGCCGGACTTGCTGGACCGGCTGTGTCTGTCCGGCGAGGTCATGTGGGGCCGTCTTTCGCCGCATCCGTCGCTCGTCCTTTCGGGAGACTCGGGAGCGCATCCATCACCGGCGAAACGCGTCCGGCCGACGCGTGTCGCTCCGGTCGCCATCTTCCTGCGTGAAGATGCGCCGTGGCTGCTCGAATCGTCGGCGCTTGCGGACGGCATTTCGGACTCCGGTCGCCAGGTCTTCGAAGCGTTGAAACAGCGCGGCGCATCGTTCCTTCCGGAGCTCGCAAAAACGACAGGTTTACTGACCAGCCAGGTGGAGGATGCCTTGTGGGAGTTGGCGGCCGGCGGTCTTGTCACGGCGGACGGTTTTGAAAACCTTCGAGCGCTGGTGGATCCGAAACGCAGACGCGGCGAAGGCAGTTCGCGTCTCAAGATGCCGCGTCATGCCGCGGGCCGCTGGGCGCTGCTGGAACATCCGGAGCCCGCGTCGTCTTCGGATGAGCGCGCCGAAGCGTTTGCCCGCCAGATTCTTTTGCGCTGGGGTCTGATCTTCCGCGATCTGATTGCCCGCGAAACTCTGGCGCCGGCCTGGCGCGATCTGCTGGTTGCGCTGCGCCGTATGGAAGCGCGAGGCGAAATCCGGGGCGGGAGGTTCGTTTCCGGTTTTCTCGGCGAACAGTTTGCGCGCGGGGAGGCCGTCGATCTGCTGCGCTCGATACGGCGAATGCCCGCCGACACGGCGTTGAAGATTCCGGCGGCCGATCCGCTGAATCTCGCGGGTATCGTTCTGCCGGGATCGCGCATCAGCCCGCTCGCCTCGCAAATGGTGGAATTGTTGAAGCCGTCTGCGGGCCCTGTCGAGATTGCACTTTAA
- a CDS encoding peptidoglycan-binding domain-containing protein → MSRASFVIMALSGILLVAPFAAAQECSSDCAQQSLLPMLNHEQVESVQIELLERGIVPVFSQDTEMDKAYLEGVIAVFQEVNNMPATGQLDAETMDALGIPLPKSAVSAPEIQRAKPSK, encoded by the coding sequence ATGAGCAGAGCATCATTCGTCATCATGGCGCTTTCAGGTATCTTGCTCGTCGCTCCATTCGCGGCGGCACAAGAGTGCAGCTCGGATTGCGCACAGCAATCGTTGCTCCCGATGCTGAATCATGAACAGGTTGAGAGCGTTCAAATCGAATTGCTCGAGCGAGGCATCGTGCCGGTTTTCAGTCAGGACACTGAAATGGACAAAGCCTACCTGGAGGGAGTCATCGCCGTATTTCAGGAAGTGAACAATATGCCCGCGACGGGCCAGCTCGACGCGGAGACAATGGATGCACTGGGCATCCCGCTTCCAAAATCCGCTGTAAGCGCGCCTGAGATACAACGCGCGAAGCCATCGAAATAG